In the Flavobacterium acetivorans genome, one interval contains:
- a CDS encoding DUF1338 domain-containing protein: MNKDLLLSKLWEQYKNITPSAKRIHALLEQNGETIENDHIAIRTYNDVRVNISVLEKPFVKAGYVAKGEYFFESKKLYAKHYEHETDSKAPRIFISELELEKCSESLQNSVKNLLDSCDQSVFEKEDLVLSGAVWSANSYETYTSLLEESEYAAWMYVYGFRANHFTINVNALTGFQNLEELNAYLKENNWKMNASGGEIKGTPEQLLEQSSTLADLYEVTFDEGVKHIPSCYYEFALRYPMQNGELYQGFVAASADKIFESTDVKLQSMN, encoded by the coding sequence ATGAATAAAGATCTATTATTGTCAAAGTTATGGGAGCAATATAAAAACATCACTCCTTCTGCTAAAAGAATACACGCCTTGCTGGAGCAAAATGGCGAAACAATTGAGAATGACCATATCGCCATTAGAACCTATAATGATGTGCGTGTGAATATTAGTGTTTTAGAAAAACCCTTTGTAAAAGCGGGTTATGTAGCCAAAGGAGAATATTTTTTTGAGTCTAAAAAATTGTATGCCAAACATTATGAGCATGAGACTGATTCTAAAGCACCAAGGATTTTTATATCAGAGTTAGAATTAGAAAAATGTTCCGAAAGTCTTCAAAATTCGGTTAAAAACTTATTGGACAGTTGCGATCAAAGTGTTTTTGAAAAAGAAGATTTGGTTTTAAGTGGTGCAGTTTGGAGTGCAAATTCGTATGAAACTTATACTTCGTTATTAGAAGAATCGGAGTATGCTGCTTGGATGTATGTGTATGGCTTTAGAGCCAATCATTTTACGATCAATGTGAATGCTTTGACTGGTTTTCAGAATTTAGAAGAATTGAATGCTTATTTGAAAGAAAATAACTGGAAAATGAATGCTTCTGGTGGGGAAATTAAAGGGACTCCAGAGCAATTATTGGAACAATCCAGTACTTTGGCTGATTTGTATGAAGTTACTTTTGATGAGGGTGTAAAACACATTCCTTCTTGCTATTATGAGTTTGCACTTCGTTACCCAATGCAAAATGGAGAATTGTATCAAGGATTTGTGGCTGCCTCTGCAGACAAAATTTTCGAAAGTACCGATGTAAAGTTGCAAAGTATGAATTAA